The genome window TGGGAATTGGGAATTGGGAATGCCATCGCACGTGGGTGTTTCTAATTTCGCGATTGCGATGACCTTCCGGACTTTCGGACTGCCGGACTGCCGGACTCACCAAACTTCCAAACTTCCAAACTTTCGGACAATTCCATCGGGCACGGGCACGGGTTGTTTTTGCCGGGGCGGTATCGACCGCACACTCCGCTTCGCTACGTTTGCGGCTCCGATCGCGGCCCTTTCGATTTGACGCACCACGTCAAGAACGCGTAAAATTTGAATAATTTGGCGCACCGTTTGCGCCGATAGGGATGTGGAGGGGCGAAACGCCCGGAGGGTGCATGTCCGTTACGATCGTCGCCAAGAGCGATCCCAACGTCAAAAAGAACAACGCCAAGGTCGCGCTCGTGCTCGCGGGGGGCGCGGTTTCCGGCGGCGCTTACACGCTGGCGGGCCTCAAGGCGCTGAACGACCTGATGGTCAACCGCGACGTGACGGATTTCGACATCTTCGTCGGCCTGTCCGCGGGTGCGTTCCTCGCCGCGCCGATCGCGCACGGCATCGGCGTGGAGGAATTGCTCAAGAGCATCGACGGGCGCGGCTCGCGTTTCAGCCAGCTCAAGCCGCTCGATTTCTACAGCCCGAATCTGTCCGAGTTCGTCTCCAAGCCGCTGCACCTGGTCTTCGACTCGATGACGATGCTTCCACGTTTCGCGGTGAAGTTTCTCTCGAACGTCGTCAATCCGGAGCATCAGTATCCGCAGGCGCTCCTGAAGTTTTTGCGCCGGCCGAACTGGAAGAACGCGGACAACTACATGAAGACGCTCGTGCGTATGACGCTGGCGAGCACGAACGTGCCGAGCCCGCTATCGTACCTGCCCGCGGGCATCTTCGACAACCGCCCGCTCGAGCGCTACCTGCGCGAAAATTTCGAGCGCAACAACCGCAAAAACGATTTCAACGAGCTGTATTTCCGCCGGCGCAAGGAGCTCTACATCACCGCGCTGAACCTCGACACCGCGGAGCGCGCAATCTTCGGCCACGACGAGGACACGTCGCTTTCGATCAGCGAGGCGGTGCAGGCGAGCACCGCGCTTCCGGGGTTTTTCAAGCCCGCGCGCATCCGCGGCGTGGATTACCTGGACGGCGGCGTGACGACCACCGCGAACATCGACGTGGCGGTCGAGCACGGCGCGGACCTGGTCATCGTGTTTAATCCCTTCCGCCCGTTCGTGA of bacterium contains these proteins:
- a CDS encoding patatin-like phospholipase family protein; the protein is MSVTIVAKSDPNVKKNNAKVALVLAGGAVSGGAYTLAGLKALNDLMVNRDVTDFDIFVGLSAGAFLAAPIAHGIGVEELLKSIDGRGSRFSQLKPLDFYSPNLSEFVSKPLHLVFDSMTMLPRFAVKFLSNVVNPEHQYPQALLKFLRRPNWKNADNYMKTLVRMTLASTNVPSPLSYLPAGIFDNRPLERYLRENFERNNRKNDFNELYFRRRKELYITALNLDTAERAIFGHDEDTSLSISEAVQASTALPGFFKPARIRGVDYLDGGVTTTANIDVAVEHGADLVIVFNPFRPFVNKLLVRFYKDLGTYVPDKPYLGDGGALAVLNQAFRTLLHFRLHHALKRFEQDPHFKGDIILIEPDLYDINFFEINPIAFWDRAKAAEHGFVSVKEAFDTNYSAMKRVLNSYGIETTMVFVEEDCRKIQGTPYDETVISILGKERIKRDIRLAM